A stretch of the Actinomycetota bacterium genome encodes the following:
- the hemH gene encoding ferrochelatase, whose amino-acid sequence MTETTGLLVMAYGTASGPDDIERYYTDIRGGRPPSPEHLEELIDRYAAIGNVFPLTDITTAEADGLAATLKGRGMGPLRPYLGMKHSPPFISEAVAAMRADGIEHAVGIVMAPHWSGMSIQTYTDRVTTSVIESGGPSFSFVEQWYDHRSFLAFLTSRVADAHAKLAEDERANPYTIFSAHSLPTRTLDDGSMRCKYCTADRCADRCTYGAQMRDTADRIAGSLGLAAYGTAWQSAGRTADRWWGPPIEDVIPELAEKGHTAVVVCSAGFVTDHLEILYDLDIETAEIARDAGIAFTRTEMPNADPVFIEALGDVVADHLDGSR is encoded by the coding sequence TCGAGCGCTATTACACCGACATCCGGGGGGGGCGCCCTCCTTCGCCCGAGCACCTCGAGGAGCTGATCGATCGCTACGCCGCGATCGGGAACGTGTTCCCGCTCACCGACATCACGACCGCGGAGGCCGACGGACTCGCCGCCACGCTGAAGGGGCGCGGTATGGGACCGTTGCGGCCCTACCTCGGGATGAAGCACTCTCCGCCGTTCATCTCCGAGGCGGTCGCTGCGATGCGTGCCGACGGGATCGAGCATGCCGTCGGGATCGTGATGGCGCCGCATTGGTCGGGGATGTCGATCCAGACCTACACCGACCGTGTGACGACGTCCGTGATCGAGAGCGGTGGTCCGTCGTTCTCCTTCGTGGAACAGTGGTACGACCACCGGTCGTTCCTCGCGTTCCTCACGTCTCGGGTTGCCGACGCACACGCGAAGCTGGCGGAGGACGAGCGCGCGAACCCGTACACGATCTTCTCCGCGCACAGCCTTCCGACCCGCACGCTCGACGACGGCTCGATGCGTTGCAAGTACTGCACGGCAGACCGGTGTGCCGATCGCTGCACCTACGGGGCCCAGATGCGCGACACGGCCGACCGGATCGCGGGGAGCCTGGGGCTCGCCGCGTACGGCACCGCATGGCAGAGCGCGGGCCGAACCGCCGACCGCTGGTGGGGTCCGCCGATCGAGGACGTGATCCCCGAGCTCGCGGAGAAGGGGCACACGGCGGTCGTCGTGTGCTCGGCTGGGTTCGTCACCGATCATCTCGAGATCCTCTACGACCTCGACATCGAGACCGCCGAGATCGCTCGCGACGCGGGGATCGCGTTCACCCGTACCGAGATGCCGAACGCCGATCCCGTGTTCATCGAAGCGCTCGGTGACGTCGTCGCCGACCACCTCGACGGATCGAGGTAG
- the hemG gene encoding protoporphyrinogen oxidase yields MPRRAPGRVVVVGGGVAGLTAAYRLGSGPDAADVTVVEAEGGVGGKLTSVHVGDLELEAGADSFVARKPWAVDLCRELGLGGELVAPGASGAYLWTTRGLVPYLKDTAFGIPGDVGDVFRWPGLSRAGRARALQDLVRTTRKDPSDESLGAMLRRRLGEEATDRSIAPLLGGLFAGDVDRLSVQATFPELVAWERSQGSLIRGAQAARRAAGGAAAPGPMFLKLRGGTARLTDALADAVGPEHVLTADRTLRVEPRGRTIVAHGRLGALEADAVVLATPATESARLLEPVAPPTAAELGAIPYASTAVVFLVYPEGTADALPEGTGFVVPRGWAPMTAATWLSNKWPDPAFGTRAVIRCYLGGVGYQDVVDEPDEDLVGACVHHLAALLPLPDRATAAEVVRWRRAMPQYEVGHLDRVTRIRACLPSGIFVTGSAYGGVGIPDTVRDANDTATQVRTYLQVSTRQETLR; encoded by the coding sequence GTGCCTCGACGGGCGCCGGGTCGGGTCGTCGTCGTGGGCGGCGGGGTCGCAGGGCTCACCGCCGCCTATCGGCTCGGCTCCGGTCCCGACGCGGCAGACGTGACGGTCGTCGAGGCCGAAGGTGGGGTCGGCGGCAAGCTCACGTCGGTCCACGTCGGCGATCTCGAGTTGGAGGCCGGAGCCGACTCGTTCGTCGCGCGCAAGCCATGGGCGGTCGATCTGTGCCGGGAGCTGGGACTGGGCGGCGAGCTCGTGGCGCCCGGTGCGAGCGGCGCGTACCTGTGGACCACCCGCGGGTTGGTCCCGTACCTGAAGGACACCGCGTTCGGCATCCCGGGGGACGTGGGGGACGTGTTCCGCTGGCCGGGGCTGTCGCGGGCGGGTCGCGCCCGCGCACTGCAGGACCTGGTGCGCACGACACGCAAGGACCCGTCCGACGAGTCCCTGGGAGCGATGCTGCGCCGTCGACTGGGCGAAGAAGCGACCGATCGGTCGATCGCCCCGTTGCTCGGCGGCCTGTTCGCGGGCGACGTCGATCGTCTCTCGGTGCAGGCGACGTTCCCCGAGCTCGTCGCGTGGGAGCGGAGCCAGGGGAGCCTGATCCGTGGAGCCCAGGCCGCTCGTCGCGCCGCCGGCGGAGCGGCGGCACCGGGCCCGATGTTCCTGAAGCTGCGGGGCGGAACCGCGCGCCTGACCGACGCTTTGGCCGATGCGGTAGGCCCCGAGCACGTGCTGACCGCCGACCGGACGCTCCGGGTCGAGCCGCGCGGCCGGACGATCGTCGCCCACGGCCGCCTGGGCGCCCTCGAGGCCGACGCCGTCGTGCTCGCGACCCCCGCCACCGAGAGCGCTCGGCTGTTGGAGCCCGTCGCGCCGCCGACCGCCGCCGAGCTCGGCGCGATCCCCTACGCCTCGACCGCGGTCGTCTTCCTCGTGTATCCCGAGGGGACCGCGGATGCTCTCCCGGAGGGAACGGGCTTCGTCGTTCCGCGCGGCTGGGCGCCGATGACCGCCGCGACGTGGTTGTCGAACAAGTGGCCCGATCCGGCGTTCGGCACCCGCGCGGTGATCCGGTGCTACCTCGGCGGGGTCGGCTATCAGGACGTCGTGGACGAGCCGGACGAGGACCTCGTGGGGGCGTGCGTCCATCACCTCGCGGCGCTGCTGCCCCTGCCCGATCGCGCAACGGCGGCCGAGGTGGTCCGCTGGCGCCGGGCGATGCCGCAGTACGAGGTGGGGCACCTCGACCGGGTGACGCGCATCCGGGCTTGCCTCCCGAGCGGTATCTTCGTTACCGGCTCCGCGTACGGCGGGGTCGGGATCCCGGACACCGTTCGCGACGCGAACGACACGGCGACGCAGGTGCGCACGTACCTGCAGGTGAGCACACGACAGGAGACGCTGCGATGA
- the hemQ gene encoding hydrogen peroxide-dependent heme synthase produces the protein MTDTTYALYPVFRRRPRFAEMDAEALDDAAQEVENLFKEWGDRVQVRGTYSCVGFRSDADLFLWLVGSTPDDMQQALVELRRTRAGRELDLTHTFLGVVKPAEFTPDHAPAFVKGEPPKRFLCVYPFVRTPEWYLLAKEERGAMLAEHGIAGREFPEVLANTTSAFGLGDWEWILAFEADEADRLVDCIRRLRDAKARLYTKVEIPFVTGIRKDVRAALADLA, from the coding sequence ATGACCGACACCACCTACGCCCTCTACCCCGTGTTCCGCCGGCGTCCCCGGTTCGCCGAGATGGATGCGGAGGCGCTCGACGATGCCGCCCAGGAGGTTGAGAACCTCTTCAAGGAATGGGGCGACCGTGTCCAGGTCCGGGGAACCTACTCGTGCGTCGGCTTCCGTTCGGACGCCGATCTGTTCCTGTGGCTCGTCGGATCGACGCCCGACGACATGCAGCAGGCGCTCGTCGAGCTCCGACGCACGCGCGCCGGTCGCGAGCTGGACCTGACCCACACGTTCCTGGGTGTCGTGAAGCCGGCGGAGTTCACGCCGGACCACGCGCCCGCCTTCGTGAAGGGCGAACCACCGAAGCGGTTCCTCTGCGTCTATCCGTTCGTCCGCACCCCGGAGTGGTACCTGCTGGCGAAGGAAGAGCGCGGCGCGATGCTCGCCGAGCACGGCATCGCGGGCCGCGAGTTCCCCGAGGTGCTGGCGAACACGACGAGCGCGTTCGGCCTCGGCGACTGGGAGTGGATCCTCGCGTTCGAAGCGGACGAGGCCGATCGGCTCGTCGATTGCATCCGTCGCCTGCGCGACGCGAAGGCCCGCCTGTACACGAAGGTCGAGATCCCCTTCGTCACCGGCATCCGCAAGGACGTCCGCGCCGCCCTCGCCGACCTCGCCTAG
- a CDS encoding carboxymuconolactone decarboxylase family protein, which produces MPVPDDERTQRGVQRLREVHGDRGVETVEGLGELGRYIAEFAYGDIYTRPQLSLRERQLVTVGMLTAVGAAAAQLQAHLRAAIAAGVTVDEVREVILHTVPYAGFPNAMNAWARFDDVLAEDPG; this is translated from the coding sequence ATGCCGGTACCCGACGACGAGCGCACACAGCGAGGCGTCCAACGTCTACGCGAGGTGCACGGCGACCGCGGGGTCGAGACGGTCGAAGGACTCGGCGAGCTAGGACGATATATCGCGGAGTTTGCCTACGGCGACATCTACACACGACCGCAGTTATCGTTGCGCGAGCGCCAGCTGGTAACGGTCGGGATGCTGACCGCGGTGGGCGCGGCCGCGGCACAACTTCAGGCACACCTACGGGCAGCCATCGCGGCGGGCGTCACGGTCGATGAGGTCCGCGAGGTGATCCTGCACACGGTTCCCTACGCAGGTTTTCCGAACGCGATGAACGCGTGGGCTCGATTCGACGACGTCCTCGCGGAGGACCCGGGCTAG
- a CDS encoding 4a-hydroxytetrahydrobiopterin dehydratase — translation MTDAAADLAAKECVPCKGGVPPLEGAELEGLLGALGNDWQVVESHHLEKTYRFPDFREALGFTGRVGELAERQKHHPDIFLTWGKVRLTIWTHKIDGLTESDFVFAAKADRELATA, via the coding sequence ATGACCGATGCTGCAGCAGATCTTGCCGCCAAAGAGTGCGTTCCCTGCAAGGGAGGTGTTCCGCCGCTCGAGGGTGCCGAGCTCGAGGGGTTGTTGGGTGCCCTGGGCAACGACTGGCAGGTCGTCGAGAGCCACCACCTGGAGAAGACCTATCGGTTCCCCGATTTCCGGGAGGCGCTCGGGTTCACCGGCCGGGTCGGCGAGCTGGCCGAGCGACAGAAGCACCATCCCGACATCTTCCTCACGTGGGGCAAGGTCCGGCTCACGATCTGGACCCACAAGATCGACGGCTTGACCGAGAGCGACTTCGTCTTCGCCGCGAAGGCCGATCGCGAGCTGGCGACCGCGTGA
- a CDS encoding nuclear transport factor 2 family protein, producing the protein MNLDDVDRWMAGYIRAWTSNDAADVGALFTDDAAYRTEPYAEPWVGRAEIVRGWVEAKDEPGTWEFRSEPLALAGEVAFVRGWTTYTDGEPRTYHNLWVIEFADEGRARGFTEWFMKERRPKV; encoded by the coding sequence GTGAACCTCGACGACGTCGATCGCTGGATGGCCGGGTACATCCGCGCGTGGACCTCGAACGATGCGGCGGATGTCGGCGCGCTGTTCACTGATGACGCTGCGTACCGCACGGAGCCGTACGCCGAGCCCTGGGTGGGTCGCGCCGAGATCGTCCGTGGCTGGGTCGAGGCGAAGGACGAGCCGGGAACCTGGGAGTTCCGTTCCGAGCCCCTCGCCCTGGCCGGCGAGGTGGCGTTCGTCCGCGGGTGGACGACCTACACGGACGGCGAGCCTCGGACCTACCACAACCTCTGGGTGATCGAGTTCGCGGACGAGGGGCGCGCGCGCGGGTTCACCGAGTGGTTCATGAAGGAGCGCCGACCGAAGGTCTAG
- a CDS encoding ATP-dependent helicase, producing MFEFPPLNEPQRRAVDHGEGPLLIVAGAGTGKTATLAARVARLLEGGVPASRILLLTFSRRAGAEMLARAERITGDGATAEVWGGTFHAVANRLLRVHGRSVGLLPDFTVLDQADVADVMNLVRNELGYGSGQRRFPRKETLAQIYSRTVNTGEKLREVLRRWYPWCAEEFEGVRAIFTAYAARKRETNTLDYDDLLLFWDALAASDQAGPALAERFDHVLVDEYQDTNPLQARILERLRPASGPRNLTVVGDDAQAIYGFRAATVANILEFPQVFPDATIVRLEQNYRSTPSILAAANAVIARSPQRHDKTLWSQRSDGTRPELRTCVDESDQADVVCRAVLSARERGVPLLRQAVLFRAAHHSDTLEVELARRNIPFVKYGGLKFLEAAHVKDALALLRVLENPHDEVSWFRTLLLLDGVGPAGARAMVDALGVRGAGEGASPLAALADAPLPIPSGAKGSFRVLREALVDCAKDEIGPAAELERLRPFLDATVRRRYEHADARLRDLDVLTQLASAQPVRGRFLADLALDPPSSTGELAGPPLLDEDYLVLSTIHSAKGLEWDSVHVLHAADGNIPSDLATGDDDEIEEERRLLYVAMTRAKDSLTVLFPQRYYRRRDMSDPHTYAQLSRFLSPEEVRSCFEQIAPDVRTDELDPASGADGAAVARVHAALADLWAD from the coding sequence ATGTTCGAGTTCCCCCCGCTCAACGAGCCACAGCGCCGCGCCGTCGATCACGGCGAGGGGCCCTTGCTGATCGTCGCCGGTGCCGGGACCGGCAAGACCGCGACGCTCGCCGCCCGGGTGGCGCGGCTGCTCGAAGGGGGTGTGCCGGCATCACGCATCCTGCTGCTGACCTTCTCCCGGCGAGCGGGCGCCGAGATGCTCGCTCGCGCCGAACGGATCACCGGCGATGGAGCGACCGCCGAGGTCTGGGGCGGGACGTTCCACGCGGTCGCGAACCGGCTGTTGCGGGTGCACGGGCGCTCGGTCGGCCTGCTCCCCGACTTCACGGTGCTCGACCAGGCCGACGTCGCCGACGTGATGAACCTGGTGCGCAACGAGCTCGGCTACGGATCGGGACAGCGGCGGTTCCCGCGGAAGGAGACGCTCGCGCAGATCTACTCCCGCACGGTGAACACCGGCGAGAAGCTCCGCGAGGTGCTGCGTCGCTGGTACCCCTGGTGCGCCGAGGAGTTCGAGGGGGTCCGCGCGATCTTCACCGCGTACGCCGCGCGCAAACGCGAGACGAACACGCTCGACTACGACGACCTACTGCTGTTCTGGGACGCACTCGCCGCCTCGGATCAGGCGGGTCCCGCGCTCGCCGAGCGCTTCGACCACGTGCTCGTGGACGAGTACCAGGACACGAACCCGCTGCAGGCGCGGATCCTCGAACGCCTCCGCCCCGCGAGCGGCCCGCGCAACCTCACCGTCGTCGGCGACGATGCCCAGGCGATCTACGGGTTCCGGGCAGCGACCGTGGCGAACATCCTCGAGTTCCCACAAGTGTTCCCGGACGCGACGATCGTGCGGCTCGAGCAGAACTACCGCTCGACCCCCTCGATCCTGGCTGCGGCGAACGCCGTGATCGCCCGTTCCCCGCAGCGCCACGACAAGACCCTGTGGTCCCAGCGTTCCGACGGAACGCGCCCCGAGCTCCGCACCTGCGTCGACGAGTCGGACCAGGCCGACGTCGTGTGCCGCGCGGTGCTGTCGGCGCGGGAGCGAGGCGTCCCATTGCTTCGACAGGCCGTGCTGTTCCGCGCCGCGCACCACTCGGACACCTTGGAGGTCGAGCTGGCGCGGCGGAACATCCCCTTCGTCAAGTACGGGGGTCTGAAGTTCCTCGAGGCTGCGCACGTGAAGGACGCACTCGCGCTGCTCCGGGTGCTCGAGAACCCGCACGACGAGGTGTCGTGGTTCCGCACCCTGCTGCTGCTCGACGGCGTCGGTCCCGCGGGCGCCCGCGCGATGGTCGATGCGCTCGGCGTCCGGGGTGCGGGCGAGGGGGCCTCACCGCTGGCGGCCCTCGCCGACGCACCGCTACCGATCCCGTCCGGCGCCAAGGGGTCGTTCCGCGTGCTCCGCGAGGCGCTGGTCGACTGCGCGAAGGACGAGATCGGTCCCGCCGCCGAGCTCGAGCGGCTGCGGCCGTTCCTCGACGCCACGGTCCGGCGTCGGTACGAGCACGCCGACGCGCGGCTGCGCGACCTCGACGTGTTGACCCAGCTCGCCTCGGCCCAGCCGGTCCGCGGGCGGTTCCTCGCGGACCTGGCCCTCGATCCTCCCTCGTCGACCGGCGAGCTGGCCGGACCTCCGTTGCTGGATGAGGACTACCTCGTGCTGTCGACGATCCACTCCGCGAAGGGGCTGGAGTGGGACTCGGTCCACGTGCTCCACGCCGCCGACGGGAACATCCCCAGCGACTTGGCCACGGGGGACGACGACGAGATCGAGGAGGAACGGCGCCTGCTCTACGTGGCGATGACCCGCGCGAAGGACTCCCTCACGGTGCTGTTCCCCCAGCGCTACTACCGCCGCCGGGACATGAGCGACCCGCACACCTACGCACAGCTCAGCCGATTCCTCTCCCCCGAGGAGGTTCGGTCGTGCTTCGAGCAGATCGCCCCCGACGTCCGCACGGACGAGCTCGACCCTGCGTCCGGCGCGGACGGAGCCGCGGTCGCCCGCGTCCACGCAGCCCTGGCGGATCTCTGGGCGGATTGA
- a CDS encoding GNAT family N-acetyltransferase, producing the protein MTSLRYGPGVNFERATKKDFLEIVDDLEDFWGAEGAARTRGYHHPLFVSEFDDTTLVLREDGRVVAYLFGFWSQAEPVGYIHLVGVRRSHQGRGVGRALYEEFESRARIRGCTALKAHTSPVNSSSIAFHRQMGFALIGEPNDEGVAVTPDHHARGDAVVTFRKELR; encoded by the coding sequence ATGACGTCCCTGCGATACGGTCCCGGGGTGAACTTCGAGCGAGCCACCAAGAAGGACTTCCTCGAGATCGTCGACGATCTCGAGGACTTCTGGGGAGCCGAAGGCGCCGCGCGAACCCGCGGCTACCATCACCCCCTCTTCGTCTCGGAGTTCGATGACACCACACTCGTGTTGCGCGAGGACGGCCGGGTAGTCGCCTACCTCTTCGGGTTCTGGTCGCAGGCGGAGCCGGTCGGCTACATCCACCTCGTCGGGGTTCGTCGGTCTCACCAGGGCCGCGGGGTCGGACGGGCGCTCTACGAGGAGTTCGAGAGCCGGGCACGCATCCGCGGATGCACCGCCCTCAAGGCGCACACGTCGCCCGTGAACTCCTCGTCGATCGCGTTCCACCGTCAGATGGGGTTCGCCTTGATCGGCGAGCCGAACGACGAAGGTGTCGCCGTTACCCCCGACCACCATGCACGAGGAGACGCGGTGGTCACCTTCCGCAAGGAACTACGGTAG
- a CDS encoding GNAT family N-acetyltransferase, with protein MHVQVREITTARLRLRSWSDADIDALVPMHVDLEVVRYIGDGTTQDRSALERAVAGWRDHWAEHGFGLWCAELRGTGEVVGFVGLAYPTFLPEVMPAVEVGWRLRRDVWGRGLATEGGRSALAFAFDDLGLERVVSITQPANLASRRVMDKLGFTLDRRTVHPRLGYPVEVFALDRAAWLDR; from the coding sequence ATGCACGTGCAGGTGCGTGAGATCACGACCGCCCGGCTACGGTTGCGGTCCTGGAGCGACGCGGACATCGACGCCCTCGTCCCGATGCACGTCGACCTCGAGGTCGTCCGATACATCGGCGACGGCACGACCCAGGATCGCTCCGCGCTCGAGCGGGCCGTCGCCGGATGGAGGGACCACTGGGCCGAGCACGGGTTCGGCCTGTGGTGCGCGGAGCTGCGGGGAACGGGTGAGGTCGTGGGCTTCGTCGGTCTGGCCTATCCCACGTTCCTGCCCGAGGTGATGCCGGCCGTCGAGGTCGGGTGGCGGCTCCGCCGGGATGTGTGGGGCCGGGGGCTGGCGACCGAGGGCGGCCGTTCGGCGCTGGCGTTCGCGTTCGACGATCTGGGGCTCGAGCGGGTCGTGTCGATCACGCAGCCGGCCAACCTCGCCTCCCGCCGGGTGATGGACAAGCTCGGGTTCACACTCGACCGACGGACGGTGCATCCGCGCCTCGGCTACCCGGTCGAGGTGTTCGCGCTGGATCGGGCGGCGTGGCTCGATCGGTGA
- a CDS encoding amidohydrolase, which translates to MSNTAPADLAIVGGDVRTIDRAGTRASAVAIRDGRIVAVGSDEDVRAVSDPSTELIDARGRTVLPGFQDAHIHAPSAGLDRLRIDLLTAHSIDEYEERVLAYAARNLDREWILGGGWVSEHFPGGWPTAELLDRWVADRPVFLANAGNHGAWVNGRAMELAGITRDTPDPPDGRIERDAQGEPTGVLHEGAMDTVRRLIGTVDPDEQLDGLLEAQRYLHAVGITGWQDAIVGTYSTLDDSYETYLRASGTGALTARVVGALWWDRSRDESQLPFLLDRRSRAAQVEGRFQATSVKIMVDGVCENFTAALLDPYVGEGGVPTDNSGISFVARDDLLRVAPLIDAEGFQLHIHVIGDRAARDALDAIEAARAANGPNDRRHHLAHLHVVHPEDVPRFARLGVVANCQPLWAAHGIEMDEFTSPQLGDPRWRWQYPFGGLARSGATLAFGSDWPVSSPNPFEEMHVAVHRIEPPGVEGASDVPVFLPDERLDLDTSIRAFTMGSAYVNHLDDETGSLEPGKLADLIVLDRALDDAGADGFSDTRVLLTLVEGERVHEAPGL; encoded by the coding sequence GTGAGCAACACCGCCCCAGCCGATCTCGCGATCGTCGGCGGAGACGTACGCACGATCGACCGAGCCGGAACGCGCGCGTCCGCCGTCGCGATCCGAGACGGCAGGATCGTGGCCGTCGGTTCGGACGAGGACGTGCGAGCCGTCAGCGATCCGTCGACGGAGCTGATCGACGCGCGGGGCCGAACGGTGTTGCCCGGCTTCCAGGATGCGCACATCCATGCGCCCTCCGCGGGGCTCGACCGGCTGCGGATCGATCTGCTGACCGCGCACTCGATCGACGAGTACGAGGAACGGGTGCTCGCCTACGCTGCTCGCAACCTCGACCGGGAGTGGATCCTCGGCGGGGGGTGGGTGAGCGAGCACTTCCCCGGCGGATGGCCGACCGCCGAGCTGCTCGATCGCTGGGTCGCCGACCGCCCGGTGTTCCTTGCGAACGCGGGGAACCACGGTGCCTGGGTGAACGGCCGCGCGATGGAGCTGGCGGGGATCACGCGCGACACGCCCGACCCGCCCGATGGGCGGATCGAACGCGATGCGCAGGGGGAGCCGACGGGCGTGCTCCACGAGGGTGCCATGGACACCGTGCGCCGCCTGATCGGGACGGTGGACCCGGACGAGCAGCTCGACGGGTTGCTCGAGGCGCAGCGGTACCTGCACGCCGTGGGGATCACGGGCTGGCAGGACGCGATCGTCGGCACGTACTCCACGCTCGACGACAGCTACGAGACCTACCTGCGCGCGTCCGGCACCGGCGCGCTGACCGCGCGCGTCGTCGGGGCGCTGTGGTGGGACCGCTCCCGGGACGAGTCGCAGCTTCCGTTCCTGCTCGATCGCCGCTCACGGGCGGCGCAGGTCGAAGGACGGTTCCAAGCCACGAGCGTAAAGATCATGGTCGACGGCGTCTGCGAGAACTTCACCGCCGCGCTGCTCGATCCCTACGTCGGCGAAGGCGGCGTACCGACCGACAACAGCGGCATCAGCTTCGTGGCGCGCGACGACCTGCTCCGGGTCGCGCCGCTGATCGACGCGGAGGGGTTCCAGTTGCATATCCATGTGATCGGCGACCGCGCTGCCCGCGACGCGCTCGACGCGATCGAGGCCGCGCGTGCGGCGAACGGTCCGAACGACCGGCGCCACCACCTGGCGCACCTGCACGTCGTGCACCCTGAGGATGTTCCCCGCTTCGCGCGGCTCGGTGTCGTAGCGAACTGTCAGCCGCTGTGGGCGGCCCACGGGATCGAGATGGACGAGTTCACGAGCCCCCAGCTCGGGGACCCCCGATGGCGGTGGCAATACCCGTTCGGCGGCCTGGCACGCAGCGGTGCGACGCTCGCGTTCGGCAGCGACTGGCCGGTGTCGAGCCCGAACCCCTTCGAGGAGATGCATGTGGCCGTGCACCGGATCGAGCCGCCGGGGGTCGAGGGAGCGAGCGACGTGCCGGTGTTCCTGCCCGACGAGCGTCTGGACCTCGACACGTCGATCCGCGCGTTCACGATGGGCAGCGCCTACGTGAACCACCTCGACGACGAAACGGGTTCGCTCGAACCCGGCAAGCTCGCGGACCTGATCGTGCTCGACCGGGCGCTCGACGACGCGGGCGCGGACGGGTTCTCCGACACCCGGGTGCTGCTGACCCTCGTCGAGGGAGAACGGGTGCACGAGGCGCCCGGCCTGTAG
- the msrA gene encoding peptide-methionine (S)-S-oxide reductase MsrA, which produces MTSEKATFGAGCFWGVEAEFRMTPGVTATRVGYAGGFTDRPTYQDVCSHSTGHAEVVEVEFDPEKVSYEQLLQVFWNEHDPTQLNRQGPDIGDQYRSVIFTHSDAQAETATASRSAQQPHHRKPVVTVIEPAPAFWEAEDYHQRYLEKRGLASCVIPQPSTESTAR; this is translated from the coding sequence TTGACCAGCGAGAAGGCGACGTTCGGTGCAGGCTGTTTCTGGGGTGTCGAGGCGGAGTTCCGCATGACGCCGGGCGTCACGGCCACCAGGGTCGGCTACGCCGGCGGCTTCACCGACCGGCCCACCTACCAGGACGTCTGCTCCCACTCGACCGGCCACGCGGAGGTCGTCGAGGTGGAGTTCGATCCCGAGAAGGTGTCGTACGAACAGCTGCTCCAGGTCTTCTGGAACGAACACGACCCGACGCAGCTGAACCGGCAGGGTCCCGACATCGGTGACCAGTACCGCTCGGTGATCTTCACCCACTCCGACGCCCAGGCCGAGACGGCGACCGCATCGAGGTCGGCCCAGCAGCCGCACCACCGCAAGCCGGTCGTGACGGTGATCGAGCCGGCCCCGGCGTTCTGGGAGGCCGAGGACTACCACCAGCGCTACCTCGAGAAGCGTGGACTGGCGAGCTGCGTGATCCCGCAGCCGTCGACCGAGTCCACCGCCCGGTAG
- a CDS encoding CDGSH iron-sulfur domain-containing protein, whose protein sequence is MSEQDEQPRIKVQTDGPYLVSGSVRLTRTAIEETDHGEPVSWEDDEDVEGTRPRYALCRCGRSSNKPFCDGTHKTWDFNGSETADRTPREARIRTFRGKGVTMTDDRSVCDHSGFCGDRETDVWHMIRHTADPEVRERLIGMVRRCPSGRLAVAPPDGKGSDLEPTFDPSVAVVCDGPLWVRGEVEVVSADGQTYEVRNRVTLCRCGESSNKPLCDGTHRENGFRDPG, encoded by the coding sequence ATGTCTGAGCAGGACGAACAGCCGCGTATCAAGGTCCAGACCGATGGTCCCTACCTCGTGTCCGGATCCGTCCGGCTGACCCGAACCGCGATCGAGGAGACCGATCACGGGGAGCCGGTCTCCTGGGAAGACGATGAGGACGTGGAGGGGACTCGACCTCGCTACGCCCTGTGTCGTTGTGGCCGATCGTCGAACAAGCCGTTCTGCGACGGAACGCACAAGACGTGGGACTTCAACGGGTCGGAGACGGCAGATCGAACGCCGCGGGAGGCACGGATCCGCACGTTCCGCGGCAAGGGCGTGACGATGACCGACGATCGTTCGGTGTGCGACCACTCCGGCTTCTGCGGGGACCGCGAGACCGACGTGTGGCACATGATCCGCCACACCGCCGACCCCGAGGTCCGGGAGCGGCTGATCGGCATGGTGCGCCGCTGTCCGAGCGGGCGCCTGGCCGTTGCGCCGCCCGACGGGAAGGGGAGCGACCTCGAGCCGACGTTCGATCCGTCCGTCGCCGTGGTCTGCGATGGGCCGCTCTGGGTGCGGGGCGAGGTCGAGGTCGTGAGCGCCGACGGCCAGACCTACGAGGTTCGCAACCGGGTCACGTTGTGCCGCTGCGGCGAGTCGTCGAACAAGCCGCTGTGCGACGGAACCCACCGCGAGAACGGCTTCCGCGACCCCGGGTAG